One window from the genome of Osmerus eperlanus chromosome 1, fOsmEpe2.1, whole genome shotgun sequence encodes:
- the zgc:109965 gene encoding nicalin-1-like gives MWLRVWPAVACLLLLCVQPLHASALLAVSSYEFTAYRMQHFDLQQDKHGCRGAIVIAEARAADDSSLTRRCVIMKLQDFTTEQYVEAQRQNAAAVLILLPQNISAVPPDVIQTFMVSENKALRKETVMPVYVAPEDEQLLCMYEEVKLVASTHTSSILVRVLRSMVLATAFQILVSNNNPVKTITDNSIVTLEGVLPGAGGDPPTIVITAHYDSYGLAPWLAYGADSNASGVTILLELVRLFSKLYSNPGTRPHYHLLFSLTGGGKYNYMGTKKWVEENMDHAESSLLHDNVAFVLSLDTLANGDELYMHVSRPPKPDTPQHNFFQQLEQVISARFPWVRLGMVHKKIHLGESTVSWEHERYGLRRIPGFTLSHLEDPKSEVRGSILDTISQVDLRKFKRNGIIIAETLARFMYNLSDKGSAKDIHIFKGQMEFLDNRLSTMMSFLTSIPRAAQLLDKEPKHTLLVNSLEQELRHYLQQVHRHTFRQDKRDPDITFFDQMHQPMTMYRVKPAAFDLFLGGCIAAYLGIVYYAIQNCEYLYTKLKAAVKSKQH, from the exons atgtgGTTGAGAGTGTGGCCTGCGGTGGcttgtctgctgctgctgtgtgtccagCCTCTGCACGCGTCTGCACTGCTAGCAGTGTCCTCCTACGAGTTCACCGCTTACAGGATGCAGCATTTTGACCTGCAGCAGGACAAACATG GTTGTCGTGGAGCCATTGTGATCGCCGAGGCGCGCGCGGCGGACGACTCGAGCCTGACGCGGCGTTGCGTGATCATGAAGCTGCAAGACTTCACCACGGAGCAGTACGTCGAGGCGCAGAGGCAGAACGCCGCCGCAGTGCTCATCCTGCTGCCTCAGAACATCTCCGCTGTGCCCCCTGATGTCATACAG ACGTTCATGGTGAGTGAGAACAAAGCCTTGCGCAAAGAGACCGTCATGCCTGTGTACGTGGCCCCCGAAGACGAGCAGCTCCTCTGCATGTACGAGGAGGTTAAGCTGgtcgccagcacacacacctcctcaatCCTGGtgcgag TTCTTCGTAGCATGGTCCTGGCCACTGCCTTTCAGATTCTTGTGAGCAACAACAACCCTGTCAAGACCATCACCGATAACTCCATAGTAACGCTGGAG GGTGTGCTTCCTGGAGCAGGAGGGGATCCACCCACCATTGTCATCACCGCCCATTATGACTCGTATGGACTTGCACCT TGGCTGGCCTACGGCGCTGACTCAAACGCTAGTGGGGTTACCATCCTGCTCGAGCTGGTCCGACTCTTCAGCAAGCTGTACAGCAACCCAGGCACCAGGCCCCA TTATCACCTTCTGTTCTCCTTGACTGGTGGTGGGAAGTATAACTACATGGGGACAAAGAAGTGGGTGGAGGAGAACATGGACCATGCTG AATCAAGTCTCCTTCATGACAATGTTGCATTTGTTCTGAGTCTGGACACACTGGCCAATGGGGATGAGCTTTACATGCATGTATCCCGCCCTCCCAAACCTGACACCCCCCAGCATAACTTTTTCCAACAGTTGGAACAG GTTATCTCTGCCCGCTTCCCGTGGGTGAGACTGGGCATGGTCCACAAGAAGATCCACCTGGGAGAGTCCACTGTGTCTTGGGAGCATGAGCGCTACGGGTTGCGCAGGATCCCAGGGTTCACCCTGTCACACCTGGAAGACCCCAAATCAGAAGTCAGAGGCTCCATCCTCGACACTAT ATCACAGGTGGATTTAAGAAAGTTCAAACGAAATGGCATCATCATAGCAGAAACTCTGGCACGTTTTATGTACAATCTGTCTGATAAG GGTTCTGCCAAAGACATACACATTTTCAAAGGCCAAATG GAGTTCCTGGACAACCGTTTGTCCACCATGATGTCCTTCCTGACCTCCATCCCGCGGGCCGCCCAGCTGCTTGACAAGGAGCCCAAGCACACCCTGCTGGTGAACTCTCTGGAACAAGAGCTGAGGCACTACCTGCAGCAGGTCCACAGGCACACCTTCCGCCAGGACAAACG GGACCCTGACATCACCTTTTTTGATCAAATGCACCAGCCAATGACGATGTACAG AGTGAAACCTGCTGCCTTTGATCTCTTCCTCGGTGGCTGCATTGCGGCCTATCTAGGGATCG